One Purpureocillium takamizusanense chromosome 1, complete sequence genomic window carries:
- the RPS13 gene encoding ribosomal 40S subunit protein S13 (BUSCO:EOG0926514P~EggNog:ENOG503P1R2~COG:J) has product MGRLHSKGKGISASALPYSRSAPAWLKTTPEQVVEQICKLARKGATPSQIGVILRDSHGVAQVKIVTGNRILRILKSNGLAPELPEDLYMLIKKAVAVRKHLERNRKDKDSKFRLILIESRIHRLARYYKTVGVLPPTWKYESATASTIVA; this is encoded by the exons ATGGGCCGTCTTCACAGCAAGGGAAAGGGCATTTCTGCCTCCGCGCTCCCCTATTCgcgctccgcgccggcgtggcTGAAGACCACCCCtgagcaggtcgtcgagcagatCTGCAAGCTCGCCAGGAAGGGCGCTACTCCTTCGCAGATTGGCGTTATCCTGCGAGACTCCCACGGCGTTGCCCAGGTCAAGATTGTGACTG GCAACCGCATTCTCCGAATCCTCAAGTCGAACG GCCTTGCTCCCGAGCTCCCTGAGGATCTGTACATGTTGATCAAGAAG GCTGTCGCTGTCCGCAAGCACCTCGAGCGCAAccgcaaggacaaggactCCAAGTTCCGCCTCATTCTCATCGAGTCCCGCATccaccgtctcgcccgcTACTACAAGACCGTCGGCGTGCTGCCCCCTACCTGGAAGTACGAGTCGgccaccgccagcaccaTTGTCGCATAA
- the SDC1 gene encoding COMPASS (complex proteins associated with Set1p) component (COG:K~EggNog:ENOG503P8ID) yields the protein MADESAKTEHASEAAQAPATSDATGSGTPAPQTQPAAPADTQTPQKDIVMSDAPIDQAASPAPAAVAPSPAAARTGTPAQGSRAPSVHPEAGVTMPSEAAPHGDPTRRYFNSKVTGVLLEGMKQLAKDQPPDPLRVLGEYLIQRSKELEGTS from the exons ATGGCGGACGAGTCGGCAAAGACAGAACACGCCAGCGAAGCGGCGCAGGCTCCCGCGACCAGCGACGCGACCGGCTCTGGCACCCCAGCGCCTCAGACGCAGCCtgcagcgcccgccgacaCGCAGACCCCCCAAAAGGATATTGTCATGTCCGACGCGCCAATTGATCAAGCTGCG tccccagctccagcagcagttgcgcccagcccagccgcagCAAGGACGGGAACTCCTGCGCAAGGCTCGCGGGCGCCCTCGGTTCATCCAGAAGCAGGTGTTACCATGCCTTCAGAAGCCGCACCGCACGGCGATCCGACTCGACGTTATTTCAACAGTAAGGTGACTGGGGTACTGCTCGAGGGTATGAAGCAGTTGGCGAAGGACCA ACCCCCTGATCCTCTACGGGTACTAGGCGAATACCTTATTCAGAGGTCCAAGGAACTTGAGGGGACGAGCTAG